One genomic segment of Aliarcobacter cibarius includes these proteins:
- the rpsC gene encoding 30S ribosomal protein S3, translating into MGQKVNPIGLRLGINRNWDSRWFPKFETMPANVAEDDKIRKFVKKELYYAGIAQTVIERTAKKVRVTVVAARPGIIIGKKGADVEKLKDSLSKLVGKEIAVNIKEERKPQTSAQLSAENVAQQLERRVAFRRAMKRVMQNALKGGAKGIKVSVSGRLGGAEMARTEWYLEGRVPLHTLRARIDYGFAEAHTTYGCIGIKVWIFKGEVLAKGIPTEKTEEAASKPKRRPAKKRGK; encoded by the coding sequence ATGGGTCAAAAAGTTAATCCAATAGGTTTAAGATTAGGTATCAATAGAAACTGGGATTCAAGATGGTTCCCAAAATTTGAAACAATGCCTGCAAATGTAGCTGAAGATGACAAAATTAGAAAGTTTGTTAAAAAAGAGTTATATTATGCTGGAATTGCTCAAACAGTTATCGAGAGAACAGCTAAAAAAGTTAGAGTTACAGTTGTAGCAGCTAGACCTGGAATTATCATTGGTAAAAAAGGTGCAGATGTTGAAAAACTAAAAGATTCTTTATCTAAATTAGTTGGTAAAGAAATTGCTGTTAATATTAAAGAAGAGAGAAAACCTCAAACATCTGCTCAATTATCTGCAGAAAATGTTGCTCAACAATTAGAAAGAAGAGTTGCATTTAGAAGAGCAATGAAAAGAGTTATGCAAAATGCATTAAAAGGTGGAGCAAAAGGTATTAAAGTATCTGTTTCTGGAAGACTTGGTGGAGCTGAAATGGCTAGAACTGAGTGGTATTTAGAAGGTAGAGTTCCATTACATACATTAAGAGCAAGAATTGATTATGGTTTTGCTGAAGCTCATACAACTTATGGTTGTATAGGTATTAAAGTATGGATTTTCAAAGGTGAAGTTTTAGCTAAAGGAATTCCAACTGAAAAAACTGAAGAAGCTGCTAGTAAGCCAAAAAGAAGACCTGCTAAGAAAAGAGGTAAATAA
- the rplN gene encoding 50S ribosomal protein L14, with protein sequence MIQSFTRLNVADNTGAKEIMCIKVLGGSKRRYATVGDVIVASVKKALPTGKIKKGQVVKAVIVRTHKEVQRENGSLIRFDDNAAVILDAKREPVGTRIFGPVAREVRYSGFMKIVSLAPEVL encoded by the coding sequence ATGATTCAAAGTTTTACAAGATTAAATGTAGCAGATAATACAGGTGCTAAAGAGATTATGTGTATCAAAGTTTTAGGTGGTTCTAAAAGAAGATATGCAACTGTTGGTGATGTTATTGTTGCTTCTGTTAAAAAAGCTCTTCCAACTGGAAAAATTAAAAAAGGTCAAGTTGTTAAAGCAGTAATTGTAAGAACTCATAAAGAAGTTCAAAGAGAAAATGGTTCATTAATTAGATTTGATGACAACGCTGCTGTTATTTTAGATGCTAAAAGAGAGCCTGTTGGAACAAGAATTTTTGGACCAGTTGCCAGAGAAGTTAGATATTCAGGTTTCATGAAAATCGTTTCACTTGCACCGGAGGTATTATAA
- the rpmC gene encoding 50S ribosomal protein L29, with product MNYTDLKDKNLNELQVLLKEKKVLLFELKAKLKTMQLTNTSELRAAKKDIARIQTAITASKAN from the coding sequence ATGAACTATACTGATTTAAAAGATAAAAACTTGAATGAATTACAAGTACTATTAAAAGAGAAAAAGGTGCTTCTTTTTGAATTAAAAGCTAAGCTAAAAACTATGCAGTTGACTAATACTTCTGAACTAAGAGCAGCAAAAAAAGATATTGCTAGAATTCAGACAGCTATTACAGCTTCAAAAGCTAACTAA
- a CDS encoding 50S ribosomal protein L23 — MADITDIKSILYTEKTIELQENGVIVVQTSPRMTKTGLKEVFKEYFGVTPTKINSLRQDGKVKRFRGKLGKRVDFKKFYVTLPEGAAIANLSA; from the coding sequence ATGGCAGATATTACAGATATTAAATCAATTTTATATACAGAAAAGACAATTGAGCTTCAAGAAAACGGTGTAATCGTTGTTCAAACTAGTCCTAGAATGACTAAAACAGGTTTAAAAGAGGTTTTTAAAGAGTATTTTGGAGTAACTCCAACAAAAATTAACTCTTTAAGACAAGACGGAAAAGTTAAAAGATTTAGAGGAAAACTTGGAAAAAGAGTTGATTTCAAAAAATTCTATGTAACATTACCAGAAGGCGCAGCAATTGCGAACCTTTCAGCATAA
- the rplV gene encoding 50S ribosomal protein L22: MARAILKFIRVSPIKARLIAREVQGMNAEYAIASLQFTPNKAAGIISKVIASAVANSGLDPVDAVITSARVDKGPVLKRFTPRARGSASPKHKPTAHIMIEVAASTKGDK; encoded by the coding sequence ATGGCAAGAGCAATATTAAAATTTATTAGAGTTTCTCCAATCAAAGCAAGACTTATAGCTAGAGAAGTTCAAGGAATGAATGCAGAGTATGCAATTGCATCTTTACAATTTACTCCAAACAAAGCTGCTGGAATTATTTCAAAAGTTATAGCTTCAGCTGTTGCAAATTCTGGTTTAGATCCTGTTGATGCGGTTATTACATCAGCTAGAGTTGATAAAGGACCGGTTTTAAAAAGATTTACTCCAAGAGCAAGAGGTTCAGCTTCACCAAAGCATAAACCAACTGCACATATTATGATTGAAGTAGCTGCTTCTACAAAAGGAGACAAATAA
- the rplE gene encoding 50S ribosomal protein L5, with protein MASRLLEKYKAEIRPVLEAEFPKNKTLTAKIDKVVISVGAGEAMKDAKLIQNMQDTISLIAGQRAVKVIAKKSVAGFKVREGMPVGIKVTLRGENMFHFLDKLCNIALPRVKDFRGLNRNGFDGRGNFNFGLDEQLMFPEVVYDNIIKTHGMNISIATTATSDAESYRLLELIGIPFTKGRA; from the coding sequence ATGGCATCAAGATTATTAGAAAAATATAAAGCTGAAATTAGACCTGTACTTGAAGCAGAGTTTCCAAAAAACAAAACTTTAACAGCTAAAATTGATAAAGTTGTTATTTCTGTTGGTGCTGGTGAAGCAATGAAAGACGCTAAATTAATCCAAAATATGCAAGATACAATCTCATTAATTGCTGGTCAAAGAGCAGTTAAAGTTATTGCTAAAAAATCTGTAGCTGGATTTAAAGTAAGAGAAGGAATGCCTGTTGGTATTAAAGTAACATTAAGAGGTGAAAATATGTTTCATTTCTTAGACAAATTATGTAATATTGCTTTACCAAGAGTTAAAGACTTTAGAGGTTTAAATAGAAATGGATTTGATGGTAGAGGAAACTTTAACTTTGGTCTTGATGAACAATTAATGTTCCCAGAAGTAGTTTATGATAACATCATTAAAACACACGGAATGAATATCTCAATCGCAACTACTGCAACAAGTGATGCAGAGTCTTATAGATTGTTAGAATTAATTGGAATTCCATTTACAAAAGGAAGAGCGTAA
- the rpsH gene encoding 30S ribosomal protein S8: MMNDLIADALTRIRNAAMRRLEVATLLHSNTVVGVLNVLLQKEYIAGFKVIDGQNNKKTIQVELKYDDKEKSAINEIVRVSKPGRRVYKPASEIKNFKNGYGTIILSTNKGIIANDEAFAANVGGEVLCTVW; this comes from the coding sequence ATGATGAATGATTTAATCGCAGATGCTTTAACTAGAATTAGAAATGCTGCAATGAGAAGATTAGAAGTTGCAACATTATTACACTCAAATACTGTAGTAGGTGTTTTAAATGTTTTACTACAAAAAGAGTATATTGCTGGATTCAAAGTTATAGATGGACAAAACAATAAAAAAACAATTCAAGTTGAATTAAAATATGATGATAAAGAAAAATCAGCAATTAACGAAATTGTAAGAGTTTCTAAACCAGGAAGAAGAGTTTATAAACCAGCTTCTGAAATTAAAAACTTTAAAAATGGGTACGGTACTATTATTCTTTCAACTAACAAAGGTATTATTGCAAATGATGAAGCATTTGCTGCTAATGTTGGTGGAGAAGTACTTTGTACTGTATGGTAG
- the rplR gene encoding 50S ribosomal protein L18 translates to MSREKDLAKKVALRIKRKKRVRANIFGTNEKPRVSIFKSNKYISAQAINDVEGRTLAAVSSQAMGLSGNKENAAKVAAEFASKLKAAGIESVVYDRNGYLYHGVVAAFADALRENGIKL, encoded by the coding sequence ATGAGTAGAGAAAAAGATTTAGCAAAAAAAGTTGCTTTAAGAATAAAAAGAAAAAAAAGAGTTAGAGCTAATATTTTTGGTACAAACGAAAAACCAAGAGTATCTATTTTTAAATCAAACAAATACATTAGTGCACAAGCTATCAACGATGTTGAAGGTAGAACTTTAGCAGCTGTTAGCTCTCAAGCTATGGGTTTAAGTGGTAATAAAGAGAACGCTGCAAAAGTTGCAGCTGAGTTTGCTTCTAAATTAAAAGCAGCTGGAATTGAGTCTGTTGTTTATGATAGAAACGGGTATCTTTATCATGGTGTTGTTGCAGCATTTGCTGACGCATTAAGAGAAAATGGTATTAAATTATAA
- the rpsE gene encoding 30S ribosomal protein S5 has translation MAVNREDFQEAIVKIGRVTKVVKGGRRFRFTALVVVGDKNGTVGFGTGKAKEVPDAIKKALDDAFKSLVTISIKGTTIAHDIEHKYNASKILLKPASEGTGLIAGGAARPVLELSGVKDIIAKSLGSNNPNNLVQATVEALARIKG, from the coding sequence ATGGCAGTAAATAGAGAAGATTTTCAAGAAGCAATCGTTAAAATCGGAAGAGTAACAAAAGTTGTAAAAGGTGGAAGAAGATTCAGATTTACAGCTTTAGTTGTTGTTGGAGATAAAAACGGAACAGTAGGATTTGGAACTGGTAAAGCTAAAGAGGTTCCTGATGCAATTAAAAAAGCGTTAGATGATGCATTCAAAAGCTTAGTTACTATTTCTATTAAAGGTACTACTATAGCACATGATATTGAACACAAATATAATGCAAGTAAAATTTTATTAAAACCAGCTTCAGAAGGAACTGGACTAATTGCTGGAGGAGCTGCAAGACCTGTTCTTGAGCTTTCTGGAGTTAAAGATATTATTGCAAAATCTTTAGGTTCAAACAATCCAAATAACCTTGTACAAGCTACAGTTGAAGCTCTTGCAAGAATAAAAGGATAA
- the rplP gene encoding 50S ribosomal protein L16 has translation MLIPKRTKFRKMMKGRNRGQAHRGNSLAYGDFGIKALEHGRIDSRQIEASRIAMTRKVKRQAKVWIMVFPDKPLTAKPLETRMGKGKGSVDKWVMNIKPGRICFEMAGVGEELAREALALAMHKLPFKTKIVTRDSENELY, from the coding sequence ATGTTAATTCCTAAAAGAACAAAATTTAGAAAAATGATGAAAGGCCGAAATAGAGGTCAAGCTCATAGAGGTAACTCTTTAGCTTACGGAGATTTCGGAATTAAAGCTCTAGAGCATGGTAGAATTGATTCAAGACAAATTGAAGCATCTAGAATTGCAATGACTAGAAAAGTTAAAAGACAAGCTAAAGTTTGGATTATGGTATTCCCTGACAAACCACTTACTGCAAAACCATTAGAAACAAGAATGGGTAAAGGTAAAGGTTCAGTTGATAAATGGGTAATGAACATTAAGCCAGGAAGAATTTGTTTTGAAATGGCAGGTGTTGGTGAAGAATTAGCAAGAGAAGCTTTAGCTTTGGCTATGCACAAATTACCTTTTAAAACAAAAATTGTAACAAGAGATAGCGAAAATGAACTATACTGA
- the rpsJ gene encoding 30S ribosomal protein S10: MEKIRLKLKAYDHRVLDRSVASIVEAVKRTGADLRGPIPLPTKIRRYTVIKGPHVNKDSREQFEIRVHSRIIDIIAATADTVDSLMKLDLAPEVDVEVRSMGQE; the protein is encoded by the coding sequence ATGGAAAAAATCAGATTAAAGCTTAAAGCTTATGATCACAGAGTTTTAGACAGAAGTGTTGCTTCAATTGTTGAAGCTGTAAAAAGAACTGGTGCTGATTTGAGAGGTCCTATTCCTCTTCCTACTAAAATCAGAAGATATACAGTTATCAAAGGTCCTCACGTAAACAAAGATTCAAGAGAACAATTTGAGATTAGAGTTCATTCAAGAATTATCGATATTATAGCAGCTACTGCTGATACAGTTGATTCATTAATGAAACTTGATCTTGCTCCTGAAGTTGATGTTGAAGTAAGATCAATGGGTCAAGAATAA
- the rplC gene encoding 50S ribosomal protein L3 encodes MEFIVQKIGMSRTVSVPSTAVTLLKVLDTKVCQVTDGVALVSYSNGKKFNKAIEGQQKKYNLSKEFNRFATITVANSEAGDLDVSGLGEAKVVKTTFLTKGRGFSGVVKRWNFAGGRGSHGHRMGKRTGSIGNCEFPGRVQPGKKMPGQYGNTNVTVKNEVLSFDAETGILVLKGSVSGANGRLGKVKVAK; translated from the coding sequence ATGGAATTCATAGTTCAAAAAATCGGTATGAGTAGAACAGTATCTGTTCCAAGTACAGCGGTTACACTTTTAAAAGTTCTTGATACAAAGGTATGTCAAGTTACTGATGGTGTAGCATTAGTTTCTTATAGCAATGGTAAAAAATTTAACAAAGCTATAGAAGGTCAACAAAAAAAATATAACCTATCAAAAGAGTTTAACAGATTTGCAACAATTACTGTAGCAAATAGTGAAGCTGGAGACTTAGATGTTTCAGGATTAGGTGAAGCAAAAGTTGTAAAAACAACGTTTTTAACAAAAGGTAGAGGTTTCTCTGGTGTAGTTAAAAGATGGAATTTTGCTGGTGGTAGAGGTTCTCATGGACACAGAATGGGTAAAAGAACAGGTTCAATTGGTAACTGTGAGTTCCCAGGAAGAGTTCAACCAGGTAAAAAAATGCCAGGACAATACGGAAATACGAATGTAACTGTAAAAAATGAAGTTCTATCATTTGATGCAGAAACTGGAATTTTAGTTCTAAAAGGTTCAGTATCTGGAGCTAATGGAAGACTAGGAAAAGTAAAGGTTGCTAAATGA
- the rplO gene encoding 50S ribosomal protein L15, with product MILENLQPACGSTKAAKRKGRGQGSGNGKTAGKGNKGQKARSGYNVKRGFEGGQQPLARRLPKVGFVSRVVKPYSINVEKVTAIAELPEITVETIKSVYKLSKSVVKVKLIGATAKNLSAKIKDENVTTTGN from the coding sequence ATGATATTAGAAAATTTACAACCAGCTTGTGGTAGCACAAAAGCTGCTAAAAGAAAAGGTAGAGGTCAAGGAAGCGGTAACGGTAAAACTGCTGGAAAAGGTAATAAAGGTCAAAAAGCTAGATCTGGATACAATGTAAAAAGAGGATTCGAAGGTGGGCAACAACCACTTGCAAGAAGACTTCCTAAAGTTGGATTTGTTTCTAGAGTAGTTAAACCATATTCAATTAACGTTGAAAAAGTTACTGCTATCGCAGAATTACCAGAAATTACAGTTGAAACAATCAAATCTGTATACAAATTATCAAAATCTGTTGTAAAAGTAAAACTTATTGGTGCAACAGCTAAAAATTTAAGTGCTAAGATTAAAGACGAAAACGTTACAACTACTGGAAATTAA
- the rplB gene encoding 50S ribosomal protein L2 — MAIKKFRPITPARRFMSVIDSSDITSKPTVRSLLVRVKAAAGRNNNGRITSRHKEAGAKKLYRIIDFKRDKFGIEGTITTVEYDPYRNCRISLVSYVDGEKRYIIQPSGLKVGDKVQSAISGLDILPGNAMQLANIPVGTMVHNIELKPGKGAQFARSAGGYAQIMGREDKYVILRLPSGEMRKILGVCMATIGVVGNEDYINMVVGKAGRSRHLGIRPQTRGSAMNPIDHPHGGGEGKTNSGRHPVTPWGMPTKGYKTRKKKASDKLIISRRKK, encoded by the coding sequence ATGGCAATTAAAAAATTTAGACCAATAACTCCTGCTAGAAGATTTATGTCAGTTATTGATAGTTCTGATATTACTTCAAAACCAACAGTTAGATCATTACTTGTAAGAGTAAAAGCTGCAGCTGGTAGAAATAATAATGGTAGAATTACTTCAAGACACAAAGAAGCAGGTGCTAAAAAATTATATAGAATTATCGATTTCAAAAGAGATAAATTTGGAATTGAAGGTACTATTACAACTGTTGAGTACGATCCATATAGAAACTGTAGAATTTCTTTAGTATCATATGTTGATGGAGAAAAAAGATATATTATTCAACCTTCTGGATTAAAAGTTGGTGATAAAGTACAATCTGCTATCTCTGGACTTGATATTTTACCAGGTAATGCAATGCAATTAGCTAACATTCCTGTTGGAACAATGGTTCATAATATTGAATTAAAACCAGGAAAAGGTGCTCAATTTGCTAGAAGTGCTGGTGGTTATGCTCAAATCATGGGTAGAGAAGATAAATATGTTATCTTAAGATTACCATCAGGTGAAATGAGAAAAATTCTTGGTGTTTGTATGGCTACAATTGGTGTAGTTGGTAATGAAGATTATATAAATATGGTAGTTGGAAAAGCTGGTAGAAGTAGACACCTAGGTATTAGACCTCAAACAAGAGGATCTGCTATGAACCCTATTGATCACCCACACGGTGGAGGGGAAGGTAAAACTAACTCTGGAAGACATCCTGTTACTCCATGGGGTATGCCAACTAAAGGTTATAAAACTAGAAAGAAAAAAGCTAGTGATAAACTAATCATTTCAAGAAGAAAGAAATAA
- the rplD gene encoding 50S ribosomal protein L4, with product MSKAIVLNANYENNGEIVLPASYEEINKHNLYLYVKSYLSSLRANTAAAKTRAQVSGGGKKPKAQKGSGAARWGSKRSPLFVGGGVVFGPTKRNYEQKVNKKQKALALKYALNAQANNGSLFVVDSLKLESGKTKDAVAVLNKLNKRDTLVVVDTIDEKTYLAFRNIKNCYVVEKQEVNAYLIAVYHSVLIEKSVLDLLTKEA from the coding sequence ATGAGTAAAGCAATAGTATTAAATGCAAATTATGAAAATAATGGTGAAATAGTTTTACCAGCAAGTTATGAAGAGATAAATAAACATAACTTATATTTATATGTTAAATCATATTTATCTTCTTTAAGAGCAAACACTGCGGCTGCAAAAACAAGAGCACAAGTAAGTGGTGGTGGTAAAAAACCAAAAGCTCAAAAAGGTTCAGGTGCTGCTAGATGGGGTTCTAAAAGATCTCCTTTATTCGTTGGTGGGGGAGTAGTTTTCGGTCCTACTAAGAGAAACTATGAGCAAAAAGTAAATAAAAAACAAAAAGCTTTAGCACTTAAATATGCTTTAAATGCACAAGCTAACAATGGTTCACTTTTTGTTGTTGATTCTTTAAAATTAGAGTCAGGTAAAACAAAAGATGCGGTTGCAGTTTTAAATAAATTAAATAAGAGAGATACTTTAGTTGTAGTAGATACAATTGATGAAAAAACTTATTTAGCATTTAGAAACATTAAAAACTGTTATGTGGTAGAAAAACAAGAAGTAAATGCTTATTTAATTGCAGTTTACCACTCTGTGCTAATTGAAAAATCAGTACTTGATTTATTAACAAAAGAGGCTTAA
- the rplX gene encoding 50S ribosomal protein L24, which produces MAIKLKIKKGDTVKIIAGDDKGKTGEVLRVLPKENKVIVKDCKVAKKTVKPDQEKNPDGGFINKEMPIDISNVAKVEG; this is translated from the coding sequence ATGGCTATTAAATTAAAAATTAAAAAAGGTGATACAGTAAAAATCATCGCTGGTGATGATAAAGGTAAAACTGGAGAAGTTTTAAGAGTATTACCAAAAGAAAACAAAGTAATCGTTAAAGATTGTAAAGTTGCTAAAAAAACTGTTAAGCCTGATCAAGAAAAAAATCCAGATGGTGGATTTATAAATAAAGAGATGCCAATTGATATATCAAATGTGGCAAAAGTAGAAGGGTAA
- a CDS encoding type Z 30S ribosomal protein S14, which translates to MAKKSMIAKQQRTPKFAVRAYTRCSVCGRPHSVYKDFGLCRVCLRKMANEGLLPGVRKASW; encoded by the coding sequence ATGGCAAAGAAATCTATGATCGCTAAACAACAAAGAACACCTAAGTTTGCTGTAAGAGCATACACGAGATGTTCTGTTTGTGGAAGACCTCATTCTGTATATAAAGATTTTGGTCTATGTAGAGTTTGTTTAAGAAAAATGGCTAACGAAGGTTTATTACCTGGTGTTAGAAAAGCTAGTTGGTAG
- the rpsS gene encoding 30S ribosomal protein S19, giving the protein MARSIKKGPFIDAHLLKKVVSANAAKDKKPIKTWSRRSTVLPDMIGLTFNVHNGRNFVPVLITENHVGYKLGEFAPTRTFKGHKGSVQRKA; this is encoded by the coding sequence ATGGCAAGATCAATAAAAAAAGGTCCATTTATAGATGCACACTTATTAAAAAAAGTAGTAAGTGCAAATGCTGCGAAAGATAAAAAACCAATTAAAACTTGGTCAAGAAGATCTACAGTATTACCAGATATGATTGGATTAACATTCAATGTACATAACGGAAGAAACTTTGTTCCTGTATTAATTACTGAGAACCATGTTGGATATAAATTAGGTGAGTTTGCACCAACTAGAACATTCAAGGGCCACAAAGGTTCTGTTCAAAGAAAGGCGTAA
- the secY gene encoding preprotein translocase subunit SecY: MSKDLVNKILITLGFILLYRLLAYVPVPGVNINVVKEFFDSNANNALGLVNMFSGNAVERLSIISLGIMPYITASIIMELLAATFPTLGKMKKERDGMQKYMQIIRYSTIVITLIQSVGVSIGLNSLTGQNGQSAISIDMNTFIAVSAISMLTGTMLLMWIGEQITQRGIGNGISLIIFAGIVSAIPSAIGGTIDLVNNGQMHFLTVIGILLVILATVGAIIYVELGERRVPVSYSRKVIMQNQSKRVMNYIPIKVNLSGVIPAIFASAILMFPSTILQGSQNKYLMVIADYMNPSSYTFNIFMFLFVVFFAFFYASITFNAKDISENLKKQGGFIPGVRPGASTAEFLNGVAGRLTFWGAIYMGLISTLPWLIVKAMGVPFYFGGVSVLIVVQVAIDTMRKIEAQQYMNKYQTLSAVGL; the protein is encoded by the coding sequence ATGAGTAAAGATCTAGTAAATAAGATTCTTATTACATTAGGTTTTATTCTTCTTTACAGGTTACTGGCATACGTGCCAGTACCTGGAGTTAATATAAATGTAGTTAAGGAATTTTTTGATTCAAATGCAAACAATGCATTAGGTCTTGTAAATATGTTTAGTGGAAATGCTGTTGAAAGACTAAGTATTATTTCACTAGGAATTATGCCTTACATTACTGCTTCTATCATCATGGAACTACTAGCAGCTACTTTCCCAACACTTGGTAAAATGAAAAAAGAGAGAGATGGTATGCAAAAATATATGCAAATTATCAGATACTCAACAATTGTAATTACTCTTATTCAATCTGTAGGTGTTTCAATTGGATTAAATTCTTTAACAGGTCAAAATGGACAAAGTGCTATTTCTATTGATATGAATACATTTATAGCAGTTTCAGCTATTTCAATGCTTACTGGAACAATGCTTTTAATGTGGATAGGTGAGCAAATTACTCAAAGAGGTATTGGAAATGGTATTTCTTTAATTATCTTTGCAGGTATTGTTTCAGCAATTCCAAGTGCTATTGGTGGGACTATTGATTTAGTAAATAATGGGCAAATGCATTTCTTAACTGTAATTGGTATTTTACTAGTTATTTTAGCTACTGTTGGAGCTATTATTTATGTTGAATTAGGTGAAAGAAGAGTTCCTGTTTCTTACTCAAGAAAAGTAATTATGCAGAACCAAAGTAAGAGAGTTATGAATTATATTCCTATTAAAGTTAATTTAAGTGGAGTAATTCCTGCAATTTTTGCGAGTGCTATTTTAATGTTTCCTTCGACAATCTTACAAGGTAGTCAAAATAAATATTTAATGGTAATTGCAGATTATATGAATCCTAGTTCATATACATTTAATATTTTTATGTTTTTATTTGTAGTTTTCTTTGCATTCTTTTATGCATCTATTACATTTAATGCTAAAGATATTAGTGAAAATCTAAAAAAACAAGGTGGATTTATCCCAGGTGTGAGACCAGGGGCTAGTACTGCTGAGTTTTTAAATGGTGTTGCTGGGAGATTAACTTTCTGGGGTGCTATTTATATGGGATTAATTTCTACACTTCCATGGTTAATAGTTAAAGCTATGGGTGTACCT
- the rpsQ gene encoding 30S ribosomal protein S17 — protein MTHKREIQGVVVKRSGDKTASVLVTRSVLHPKYHKTVKRFKKYLVHDEKNELNVGDSVIAIECRPLSKTKSFRLKTIVATGVK, from the coding sequence ATGACACATAAAAGAGAGATTCAAGGTGTAGTAGTAAAAAGATCGGGTGATAAAACAGCTTCTGTTTTAGTTACTAGATCAGTTTTACACCCAAAGTATCACAAAACTGTTAAGAGATTTAAAAAATATTTAGTTCATGATGAAAAAAATGAGTTAAATGTTGGTGATAGTGTAATCGCTATTGAGTGTAGACCATTGTCAAAAACTAAATCTTTTAGATTAAAGACAATAGTAGCTACAGGAGTTAAATAA
- the rplF gene encoding 50S ribosomal protein L6 encodes MSRIGKKPITIPAGIEVTVNGTLISVKKGNNVSNVETHGRVGVEIANGQVVLTKIGETKESAAFWGTYRALTANAINGLHEGFTKTLEINGVGYKAAVKGDVLELILGYSHPINFEIQKGLEISVEKNIITVKGADKQQVGQAAAIIRGFRKPEPYKGKGVKYTDEKIIRKAGKTAKK; translated from the coding sequence ATGTCAAGAATTGGTAAAAAACCTATCACAATTCCTGCAGGAATTGAAGTAACAGTAAATGGAACTCTTATTAGTGTAAAAAAAGGAAACAATGTTTCTAATGTTGAAACTCATGGAAGAGTTGGTGTTGAAATTGCAAATGGTCAAGTTGTTTTAACTAAAATTGGTGAAACAAAAGAATCAGCTGCATTTTGGGGAACTTATAGAGCGTTAACTGCAAATGCAATTAATGGTTTACATGAAGGTTTCACAAAAACGTTAGAAATCAATGGAGTTGGATATAAAGCAGCTGTAAAAGGTGATGTTTTAGAGTTAATTTTAGGTTACTCTCATCCAATTAACTTTGAAATTCAAAAAGGTTTAGAAATTTCAGTTGAGAAAAATATCATAACTGTTAAAGGTGCAGATAAACAACAAGTTGGGCAAGCTGCGGCAATTATTAGAGGCTTTAGAAAACCAGAACCATATAAAGGTAAAGGTGTTAAATATACTGATGAGAAAATCATTAGAAAAGCCGGAAAAACTGCTAAGAAGTAA